A section of the Drosophila subobscura isolate 14011-0131.10 chromosome A, UCBerk_Dsub_1.0, whole genome shotgun sequence genome encodes:
- the LOC117894888 gene encoding serine/threonine-protein kinase S6KL: MRQRREQSLDTADGLSNAPSIAQINGCLQDRRSSEESEGFLPEAVHQLGHEGQDVLRKLLEIEPRQRIRSVMALQRIALYKGYKLTSKQLLSLSPLEIIKRDGVRVYEDSQFDPIASQLAIKAFQDF, encoded by the exons ATGCGCCAGCGTCGAGAGCAGAGTTTGGACACGGCCGATGGCCTATCGAATGCCCCCTCCATTGCCCAGATCAATGGCTGTCTGCAGGACAGGCGGAGCAGCGAAGAGAGCGAAGGTTTTCTGCCCGAGGCGGTGCACCAGCTCGGCCATGAGGGTCAGGATGTGCTGCGAAAGTTGCTCGAAATTGAGCCGCGACAGCGCATACGCAGTGTGATGGCACTGCAAAGGATAGCGCTATACAAGGGCTACAAACTGACGTCCAAGCAGCTGCTGAGC CTTTCGCCGCTAGAGATTATCAAACGGGATGGCGTACGAGTGTATGAGGACAGCCAGTTTGATCCCATAGCCAGCCAGTTGGCCATCAAAGCATTCCAGGACTTCTGA